From Faecalicatena sp. Marseille-Q4148:
ATCACTTGGAAAAATGGTATTAATATGTACAATATCATACGAATCTGACGGATCCATTGTCACACTGGCGCCATTTCTCCTAAGAGATTCTTCTTGCATGACCATAGCGCGCCCAACACCGCTCTTTAAAACGACCTGCCTGTTCTTTGCATATAACAAAACTTTCATATTCTTCATACCTTCTTTTCAATAATGTGTGATAATAACAGCTCTCTACCCTTGTTCCGAACCGCTTTGTTCCAAATTCCTCTGCAATCTGACGGCTTCTTATGACTGCATTTTCATATACGTTTTTCTGATCAATCAGCGTCACAATCCCTGCCGCAAATTCTTCCAGTGTTTCATAAGCAAATCCATTTTTCCCCTCTTCCAGCACACCATCCAGACAATCGTCTTTCCTGCAGACAAGAGGAAGACCGCTTGCCATCGCTTCAATATAAGTAAGTCCCTGTGTCTCGCTTGTGGAAGCACATACAAAAATATCTGCCATCTGATAGTAGTCTTTCGTTTCCTCCGGTAAAACCATTCCTGTAAACCGCACGGATCCTTCAATTCCAAGCTCCCTTGCTGTTTTCTCAAGACTCTCTCTTGCCGGTCCGCCTCCCACGATCATCAGAATCACATCTTTCCTCGTCTTCAAAAGCTCCTGCATTCCGAAGAGCAGTTCTTCAATCCGCTTCTCAAATCCAAGCCGTCCAAGACTTAAAATCACTTTCTTCTCTTCTTCAATCCCGTACTTCTCACGAATCGCCTTTGAAACGATATCATTTTCTTTCTCCATAAATTTTTGTATTTCTATTCCAGACGGAATAACTGTAATATCCTGCTCCATTTCATATTCCCGCAGCGTTTTCTCGACTTTTTTTGTAGGTGCGATAATCATATTCACCGGCTTTAACCTCATCCGCATCCAGTTCCCAAGAGCTGCGCGGCCAATGGATTTTCCTATCGGAACATATTCCGTATATTGTTCATATAATGTGTGATATGTATGAATCAGCACTGCACCGGTCTCTTTGGCAATTCGTTTCGCATACCCAAAAGTAAAAAATTCACACTGGCTGTGGATCACATCCGGTTTCCATGCAATCAACTCCCGCACATATTCGCTGCCCCGTGATACCGGAATCCGGATATCCGGATAAATACCGGAAGGCACAGACATAATATAGTACACATTTTCTTTCCGGTAAGAAACACAGCTATTGGATACTGTCAGAATCTTTACTTCATGTCCCTGGGCTGTCAGTTCCCGCTCCAGATTTTTTACAGATGTAACAACACCGTTAATGGTTGCCTCAAATAAATCACTTGTAATTAAAATTTTCATACCTTTTTCCTCTCTTCCTTCTGACACTACCCAAGTAAGCCTGATAAAAATCCTCCCGCATAAACAAGTGCCATGCTGTATGCTGCAATCGAAGCCGGCTTGCCAAGCAGGATGATAGCGGAAAATTTCTTCCAGGACATTTTCGTTAAACCTGCAATCATGCAGAGCACATCGTCCGGTGCACATGGGAAGAAAATCGCCGCAGCAAAAAATTTGTCGAATTTTTTCCCCTTTTCCAACCATGTAATATATTTATTGTACGTTTCTTCCTTCACAAAGAATTTCACAAGACACTGACCATATCGGCGGGCCAGATAAAAGTTAATACAGGAACCTGCCACAATGCCAATGTAGTTATAAAGCAGTCCGTACCATGGACCAAACACAACAACTCCCACCGCACATGTAATTCCGCCCGGAATGACCGGAACAACAACCTGTACCATTTGAATGATCATAAACGTAACCGGTCCCCATATACCACCCCGGCTTACCAGTTCTTCCATCATCGCTCTATCTGTAAAAATTCCGCTTTTCAATCCGTAAATGACAAATGAAATCATAGCTGCCGTACATAATATCGTAACGATATTGACTGCCCTTCTAAATCCTTTTTTCTCCATGTCTTTTCCTCCCATCGCTGTCATTTTTCTTCTTTTGTTTCCTTTTCTTATCTGCTTTTATCATACAGGAGCAAAATTAAAATCCATGAATGGAATTATTAAGACTTTTTAAATATTTGGCGTGAATTTCTGATGATTTTCTTTAGATAACAAAAAAAGGACTATGATTTCTCATAGTCCCATTCATAAACATGTTTTGTTTTCTATTCTTCTGTCGTGTCTGTACTTTCCTCAGCGTTTCCGGTATCTGCACTGTCTGCGTCTGCATTTTCTGCATCCGCCTCTTCCGTCTTAAGCGTTACTCCCTGCTTTTCAAAGTCAAGCTTCTCCAAAAGTTTCTTATCTTCTGTAATGTCAGCTTCTTTCTCCCAGCCTTCGTATACTTCTTTGAATTTCTCCTGCTTGCGTTCCTGTACAATTGTTTCTTTTCGCTGATCTGTTGCGTCCCGATCCAGTTCACTTGTTACACGGCCAACATAGTAACCACTGTCTGACTCAAATACATCTGTTGTTCCGCCCACTTTTAATTCATTCAGCTGTTTTACCATATCTTCTGTCGGCGCTGTCGTACCTTCTCCAAATGAAGAATCTACTGCTGAATATCCGTTTTTCTCTGCAAATGCCTCAAAATCTTTTTCATTTTTGACACTCTTTGCAAATGCTTCCGCTTCCTTCTTCAGATCCTTTTTCTCTTCCGCTGTCATTGTCTCAGTTGTTCCATCCTCTTTCGTCTTTGTAAAAGAGAAAAGTACATACTGCATTCCTTTGCGTCTTGCCTCATCATCAGAAACTTCCGTATCTGCTTTTGCAGTAATTGCATCATGCATCTTCTTCTGCTCTGTCATAAGTGTAAGAAGACGTTCCACTGTCTCCTCATCTCCTGAAACCGCCTCCAGATCTTCTTCCTTATTGGCTTTTACAAACTCTTCGGCAGCTTTCTTAATCTTTTCCTTCTCTGCTTCTGTCAGAGTGATTTCGTATTCGTCCATATGATCTTCCAGAACGCACATCTGTTTCAGCAGCTCTACAGATGTCTCTTTCATAGACTGCTCATATGTTTTCCCTTCACCGACTTCTGCAGACCACATCGCATCAATGCCGCCCATCATCTGTGCATAATTTGTCTCATAAACACCCTGCTGATAGCGCACATAGAAATTTAAAAGTCCCATTGTGATCTCTGTATCGTCTACTTTTGCAATAACTTTATCTGCATTCACTGTCCCGCAGCCAGTAACACCTGAAATCGCCAGCGCTGCTGCTGCCGCAAGTACTGCTGCTCTTTTCTTTAAGCCTTTCATCTTCTTCCTCCTGATACTTAGTAACTATCCTATTATAGTCCTTTTTCTTATGAGTATCAATGCTTATCACAAATTTTTCACGTTTGCAATATGGAAATGTGATAAAAACTTATAGAGCTTCGGTACATTCACTTAAAGCAATTTTCTTCATTCTCACGCTTCTTACTCTTTCATTTTCGGCTTTACTGCAAAAATCACGATGAAAAATCCTATTATCGATACAATAGCCGCTAACCAGAATACCGCATTTACTCCATTTTGGATATTAGATACATTTGTCGGATCTGATACTGTATTGAAATCATAGGCAACTCCGTATACAGCCGAAGCAATTGTACCGGAAAGACTATTTACAAAATTAACAAGAGATGTTCCAACTCCCATATCTGCCGGCTGCAACGTAGCTTGTGCACAAGCTGTGATAGAAACCGAACGATAGCTTTCTGCAATACCAGTAATTGTCAATGCGATAAAATAAACCAAAATAGGTGTTTTAGGCGTAGTAAAGCCCATAACTGCCATTGGAATTCCGGCCAATAATGTTCCTATTGCCATAGCTTTCCATGAATTTGCCAATTTTTTTCCTACCCAGACTCCTGCAATAGTTGGCAAGAAGATTGTAATAATAGTCCGCGGCATCTGTAAAGCTCCCGCCATACTTGTTGAAGTTCCCATAACCTTCATAGCACCAATCGGCGCATAAATGTTCATTGCATTTTGATAAAAATAGCAAATAAATCCTACAATCAGAAATACCGTATACTGAGAATTTTTAAATAACTTTAGCGGAATCAATGGCTCCTTTGCCTTTTCTTCTATTTTTATCAATGCAACCAGCGCTGCAATACCAATAATAAATCCTGCGATAATTGCCGGATGTGTCCACCCCAGTGAAGAACCAAAATTTAACGCAAGCAAAATTCCACAAATTGCAATAACAAGCGCTATAATACCAGGAACATCAATTACCACTTTTCCCTCTCTTTTTTGATTCGGCATATTAATTCCTATCAAAAGCACACCTGCAAGTAAAGGGATAGAAGGCATCAAAATTGCAACGGTCAAAAGTCCCATATCTGTAAGAAATCCAGCAATAATACTGCCGCCAAAACCTCCGACCGCAACTGCAGTTGCCAACATTCCCATTGCTTTTGGTACATCTTTTTTCTCATTAATTAATCCCGCAATAATATAAGGCGCTGCCGCAAATGCTCCCTGTGCAAAGCCAATCAAAAGTCTTAACACCATCAACGGAACAAGTGAATGTACAAACGCAAACGCAATCCCGCACACTGCACAAATAATTCCCGGTATTACTACAATATTTCTCCTGCCAATTAAATCCCCAAGTTTTCCTCCGATCGGTGTCATGATTGATAAACCAAGTCCCGCGAAAATTGAAAACAAAGATACATATCCCATTGCATTTACACTTTCCAAAATTGGTGCTGTTAATGTCGAAAATACAAGTCCGTACATGGCCACTGAAAGCATCATGCAAATACATCCAATCTGAACAGCATTTTTCTTCTTTTTCGGTAATAAAATTGCCACAGTTGATTGTTCTTTTTCCATAATTAAATGCCCCTTTCGTTCATATTATTATTGATTATCCTCAAGCCATCTTGTTGCACAATAAGCCATGCAGCTAGCTCCAATCGGACATACATCTTCATTAAACCTAACTTTTGGATTATGCGCCCCATAATCTCCTCTTTCATCCATATATCCAGCAGAAAGATACATAAATGTTGCCGGTATACGCTCTGCAATGTTGGCAAAGTCTTCGGACGCGTTTGCCGTAACTCCCGGATATGGCATCATCCCTGGAATTTCTAATTCTTTCATATAATTAACAAATTCATCTGTCAGTTTTGAATCACAGATTAACGGTGGTACTTCTGAAAGCATTGTAATTTCTACAGAGCCGCCATAGGTATCTGCTGTTTTTTCTGCCACTTCTTTCATTCTTCGAACCATTAGTTCTCTCTCTTTTTTATCATTGCAGCGTATTGTTCCTTCAAGCACAGTTGTCTCCGGAATAATATTTGCTGCTGTTCCTGCAACAAATTTTCCTACAGTCATCACACAAGATTTTGTGGAATCTACTTCTCTTGCCATAATTGCCTCTAACGCCAAATAAACGTGAACTGCAATATTAATCGGATCAATTGACTGCTCCGGATATGCTCCATGAGAACCTTTACCTTTTACTTCAATTCTAAAACCATCTACCGAATACATCATTGCCCCGCTGTTATTATACATATAAATCCCAACCGGCATCCTTCCTGAACCTACATGATAGGCAAGCGCAGCATCAACTTTTGGGTTCTCAAGAATTCCATTTGCAATCATATTTTTACTTCCCTCAAAAGTTTCTTCTGCCGGCTGGAACATAAATTTTACAGTTCCTTTCAGCTTTGCTTCATTTTCTTTCAACATTTTAGCTGCAGTCAGAAGCATTGCCGCATGAAAATCATGTCCACAAGCATGCATCTCTGTCCCTGTAGGACACGCAAATGGTTCACCACTCTCTTCCGGCAAAGGCAGTGCATCCATATCCGCACGGAGCATTAGTACTTTCCCTCCATGTCCTAATGTAGCTGTCACTCCATATCCACATTCTTGAGGTTCCACCCCATACTCTCTTAATTTCTCCATTACAAATTTCTTTGCTTTCGGCATATTCAGCCCAACTTCAGCATTTGTATGCAGAAAACGACGATTGGCAATTGTCTCTTCTTTTAGCTCCAGAGCTCTTTCATAATAATTCATTTTGTTTCCTCCTTTGATAGATTCTCCGTCCAAATTTGTTTTAGAATATTTTTGGAATATTTACGGAATATTTTTAGAATATTTTAACAACACTTTTGGAATATGTCAATCAAAATAAAACAAATATAATTATCTTTATCACATTGATTATATTTTTCATGTTCTTTTCGCAACTTTTACCTTGAGTTCTATAGGACTTTCCGTTAGAATAGATACGAGGTGGTTACCATGAAGGCAAATATTGTTATTATTACGAGTATATATCTTCACTCTTACATTGAAAAAGTATTTGAAGAATTTCATAATGAGTGTGATGTCACAATTGTTGACTATACAACTTTTGAACACATCGGCACTATTTACAGAAAATATGAAGATACCGCAGATGGTTTTATGATTAGCGGCAGTGGAACCGTTGCTGCAATCAAGCATGATATAGGCGAGTTTAAAAAACCTGTCATTTCTTTTCAAGCGGATTGGCTTTCTTTTTATCATGCATTAGTTACTCTTTTTCTCGCACGAAAAGATTTAGATTCTAAACGCTGTATTTTTGACTTTTTACTTCCGCTCAGTCATGATTTTGAAAATACTTCTGACATATCTGTTGAGTACCTGATTCGTCAGTTAGATCAAAAACAACTGGATATAACCATGAACGAGTGGATTGATGCAAATACTATCGGCAACTTTTCACTCGTCATATCTGATATTGCTGATAAAACACTTAAACTTTGGAACAGCGGAAAAATCGATATGGTTTTATGTTCTTACAGCAGCCTTGCCCCTATATTGGAGTCCAATGGCATTCCCTATTATTTCTTCTATCCAGTAAAATCCCAATTAGA
This genomic window contains:
- a CDS encoding glycosyltransferase family 4 protein, yielding MKILITSDLFEATINGVVTSVKNLERELTAQGHEVKILTVSNSCVSYRKENVYYIMSVPSGIYPDIRIPVSRGSEYVRELIAWKPDVIHSQCEFFTFGYAKRIAKETGAVLIHTYHTLYEQYTEYVPIGKSIGRAALGNWMRMRLKPVNMIIAPTKKVEKTLREYEMEQDITVIPSGIEIQKFMEKENDIVSKAIREKYGIEEEKKVILSLGRLGFEKRIEELLFGMQELLKTRKDVILMIVGGGPARESLEKTARELGIEGSVRFTGMVLPEETKDYYQMADIFVCASTSETQGLTYIEAMASGLPLVCRKDDCLDGVLEEGKNGFAYETLEEFAAGIVTLIDQKNVYENAVIRSRQIAEEFGTKRFGTRVESCYYHTLLKRRYEEYESFVICKEQAGRFKERCWARYGHARRIS
- a CDS encoding TVP38/TMEM64 family protein, which translates into the protein MEKKGFRRAVNIVTILCTAAMISFVIYGLKSGIFTDRAMMEELVSRGGIWGPVTFMIIQMVQVVVPVIPGGITCAVGVVVFGPWYGLLYNYIGIVAGSCINFYLARRYGQCLVKFFVKEETYNKYITWLEKGKKFDKFFAAAIFFPCAPDDVLCMIAGLTKMSWKKFSAIILLGKPASIAAYSMALVYAGGFLSGLLG
- a CDS encoding peptidyl-prolyl cis-trans isomerase → MKGLKKRAAVLAAAAALAISGVTGCGTVNADKVIAKVDDTEITMGLLNFYVRYQQGVYETNYAQMMGGIDAMWSAEVGEGKTYEQSMKETSVELLKQMCVLEDHMDEYEITLTEAEKEKIKKAAEEFVKANKEEDLEAVSGDEETVERLLTLMTEQKKMHDAITAKADTEVSDDEARRKGMQYVLFSFTKTKEDGTTETMTAEEKKDLKKEAEAFAKSVKNEKDFEAFAEKNGYSAVDSSFGEGTTAPTEDMVKQLNELKVGGTTDVFESDSGYYVGRVTSELDRDATDQRKETIVQERKQEKFKEVYEGWEKEADITEDKKLLEKLDFEKQGVTLKTEEADAENADADSADTGNAEESTDTTEE
- a CDS encoding MFS transporter, yielding MEKEQSTVAILLPKKKKNAVQIGCICMMLSVAMYGLVFSTLTAPILESVNAMGYVSLFSIFAGLGLSIMTPIGGKLGDLIGRRNIVVIPGIICAVCGIAFAFVHSLVPLMVLRLLIGFAQGAFAAAPYIIAGLINEKKDVPKAMGMLATAVAVGGFGGSIIAGFLTDMGLLTVAILMPSIPLLAGVLLIGINMPNQKREGKVVIDVPGIIALVIAICGILLALNFGSSLGWTHPAIIAGFIIGIAALVALIKIEEKAKEPLIPLKLFKNSQYTVFLIVGFICYFYQNAMNIYAPIGAMKVMGTSTSMAGALQMPRTIITIFLPTIAGVWVGKKLANSWKAMAIGTLLAGIPMAVMGFTTPKTPILVYFIALTITGIAESYRSVSITACAQATLQPADMGVGTSLVNFVNSLSGTIASAVYGVAYDFNTVSDPTNVSNIQNGVNAVFWLAAIVSIIGFFIVIFAVKPKMKE
- a CDS encoding amidohydrolase; translated protein: MNYYERALELKEETIANRRFLHTNAEVGLNMPKAKKFVMEKLREYGVEPQECGYGVTATLGHGGKVLMLRADMDALPLPEESGEPFACPTGTEMHACGHDFHAAMLLTAAKMLKENEAKLKGTVKFMFQPAEETFEGSKNMIANGILENPKVDAALAYHVGSGRMPVGIYMYNNSGAMMYSVDGFRIEVKGKGSHGAYPEQSIDPINIAVHVYLALEAIMAREVDSTKSCVMTVGKFVAGTAANIIPETTVLEGTIRCNDKKERELMVRRMKEVAEKTADTYGGSVEITMLSEVPPLICDSKLTDEFVNYMKELEIPGMMPYPGVTANASEDFANIAERIPATFMYLSAGYMDERGDYGAHNPKVRFNEDVCPIGASCMAYCATRWLEDNQ